The proteins below are encoded in one region of Pseudomonas sp. SCB32:
- a CDS encoding UDP-N-acetylmuramoyl-L-alanyl-D-glutamate--2,6-diaminopimelate ligase produces MPMSLNQLLPQAESSELIRELTLDSRTVKPGDLFLAVPGGRQDGRAHIAAALTQGAAAVAYEAEGAADLPPSDVPMIAIKGLAKQLSAIAGRFYGEPSRGVDLVGVTGTNGKTSVSQLVAQALDLLGERCGIVGTLGTGFYGALESGRHTTPDPLAVQATLARLKQAGARAVAMEVSSHGLEQGRVAALGFDVAVFTNLSRDHLDYHGSMEAYGAAKAKLFSWQGLRCRVINLDDDFGRQLAGESHESRLMGYSLIDPSAYIYCREAKFSDAGVLAQIVTPQGEGLLRSSLLGKFNLSNLLAVVGALLGLEYPLGEVLAVLPQLEGPIGRMQRLGGGEKPLVVVDYAHTPDALEKVLLALRPHVHGRLLCLFGCGGDRDSGKRPIMAQIAEQHADRVLVTDDNPRTEKSDAIIADIRAGFAKPEAVEFVPGRGDAIARLIASAGVDDVVLLAGKGHEDYQEIDGVRHPFSDLDQAAKALAAWEVKRA; encoded by the coding sequence ATGCCGATGAGCCTCAATCAACTGCTGCCGCAGGCCGAAAGCAGCGAACTGATCCGTGAACTGACCCTGGACAGCCGCACCGTCAAGCCGGGCGACCTGTTCCTGGCCGTGCCCGGTGGTCGCCAGGATGGTCGTGCGCACATCGCTGCCGCCCTGACCCAGGGCGCCGCCGCCGTCGCTTACGAAGCGGAAGGCGCCGCCGATCTGCCGCCCAGCGACGTGCCGATGATCGCCATCAAGGGGCTGGCCAAGCAGCTGTCCGCCATTGCCGGCCGCTTCTACGGCGAACCGAGCCGTGGCGTCGATCTGGTCGGCGTGACCGGTACCAACGGCAAGACCAGCGTCAGCCAGCTGGTAGCCCAGGCGCTGGACCTGCTGGGCGAGCGCTGCGGCATCGTCGGCACCCTCGGTACCGGCTTCTACGGCGCGCTGGAAAGTGGCCGCCATACCACCCCCGACCCGCTCGCCGTGCAGGCGACCCTGGCGCGCCTGAAGCAGGCCGGTGCCAGGGCGGTGGCCATGGAAGTGTCGTCCCACGGCCTGGAACAGGGCCGCGTGGCGGCGCTGGGCTTCGACGTGGCGGTGTTCACCAACCTGTCCCGCGATCACCTGGACTACCACGGCTCGATGGAAGCCTACGGTGCGGCCAAGGCCAAGCTGTTCTCCTGGCAGGGGCTGCGTTGCCGGGTGATCAACCTGGACGACGATTTCGGCCGCCAGCTGGCTGGCGAATCGCACGAATCCCGCCTGATGGGTTACAGCCTGATCGACCCGTCGGCCTACATCTATTGCCGCGAAGCCAAGTTCAGCGACGCCGGTGTGCTGGCGCAGATCGTCACCCCGCAGGGTGAAGGCCTGCTGCGCAGCTCGCTGCTGGGCAAGTTCAACCTGAGCAACCTGCTGGCCGTGGTCGGTGCGCTGCTGGGCCTGGAATATCCGCTGGGCGAAGTGCTTGCCGTGCTGCCGCAGCTGGAGGGCCCGATTGGCCGCATGCAGCGCCTGGGCGGCGGTGAGAAGCCGCTGGTAGTGGTGGATTACGCCCATACCCCGGATGCGCTGGAGAAAGTCCTGCTGGCCTTGCGTCCGCATGTGCATGGCCGACTGCTCTGCCTGTTCGGTTGCGGTGGCGACCGTGACAGCGGCAAGCGCCCGATCATGGCGCAGATCGCTGAGCAACACGCCGATCGTGTACTGGTCACCGACGACAACCCGCGTACCGAGAAGAGCGACGCGATCATCGCCGACATCCGTGCCGGCTTCGCCAAGCCCGAGGCTGTCGAGTTCGTCCCCGGTCGTGGCGATGCCATCGCCCGACTGATCGCCTCGGCCGGCGTGGATGACGTCGTGCTGCTGGCTGGCAAGGGGCATGAGGATTATCAGGAGATCGACGGCGTTCGCCATCCGTTCTCCGATCTTGATCAAGCCGCCAAGGCGCTGGCTGCCTGGGAGGTGAAGCGTGCTTAA
- the murF gene encoding UDP-N-acetylmuramoyl-tripeptide--D-alanyl-D-alanine ligase, giving the protein MLKPLSLNDVAGALSGRVVGADATFNAVSTDSRAIVPGQLFIALTGPRFDGHDYLTDVAAKGAVAALVEREVAGAPLPQLVVEDTRIALGQLGALNRDAFPGRVAAVTGSSGKTTVKEMLASILRTQGDVLATRGNLNNDLGAPLTLLQLAPEQQSAVIELGASRIGEIAYTVALTRPHVAIITNAGTAHVGEFGGQDKIVLAKGEILEGLAADGVAILNRDDKAFDTWTARAAGRRVSSFGLHDDRADFRASDVQRDARGCPGFTLRAPAGEARIQLNLLGEHSVTNALAAAAAAHALGVPLVGIVSGLQNLQPVKGRAVAQLATSGMRVIDDSYNANPASICAAIDILAGFSGRTLLVLGDMGELGAWAESSHREVGTYALGKVTALYAVGPLMSHAVQAFGSAGRHFADQASLISALADEASTTTILIKGSRSAAMDKVVAALCGSSEESH; this is encoded by the coding sequence GTGCTTAAGCCCCTGTCGCTCAACGACGTCGCCGGCGCACTCAGTGGCCGCGTGGTTGGCGCCGACGCTACCTTCAATGCAGTGAGCACCGATAGTCGGGCCATCGTGCCGGGCCAGCTGTTCATCGCGCTGACCGGCCCTCGCTTCGACGGCCATGACTATCTGACCGACGTTGCTGCAAAGGGCGCCGTAGCTGCCCTGGTCGAGCGTGAGGTCGCCGGTGCGCCGCTGCCGCAACTGGTGGTGGAAGACACCCGCATCGCGCTGGGCCAGCTCGGCGCGCTGAATCGCGACGCTTTCCCGGGCCGTGTCGCTGCCGTTACCGGCTCCAGCGGCAAGACCACCGTGAAGGAAATGCTTGCCAGCATCCTGCGTACCCAGGGGGACGTCCTGGCCACCCGGGGCAACCTGAACAATGACCTCGGCGCGCCGCTGACCCTGTTGCAGCTGGCGCCCGAGCAGCAGAGCGCGGTCATCGAGCTGGGCGCCTCGCGTATCGGCGAGATTGCCTACACCGTTGCGCTGACCCGCCCCCACGTTGCCATCATCACCAATGCCGGTACTGCCCACGTAGGCGAGTTCGGTGGGCAGGACAAGATCGTCCTGGCCAAGGGCGAGATTCTCGAAGGTCTGGCCGCCGACGGCGTGGCCATCCTCAATCGCGACGACAAGGCGTTCGACACCTGGACGGCTCGCGCCGCCGGTCGTCGCGTATCCAGCTTCGGTCTGCATGACGACCGCGCTGACTTCCGCGCCAGCGATGTGCAGCGCGATGCCCGCGGCTGCCCGGGCTTCACCCTGCGCGCCCCCGCTGGCGAGGCACGCATCCAGCTGAACCTGCTGGGTGAGCACAGCGTCACCAATGCTCTGGCTGCCGCGGCAGCCGCCCATGCCCTCGGCGTGCCACTGGTCGGGATCGTTTCCGGCCTGCAGAACCTGCAGCCAGTCAAAGGCCGCGCCGTAGCCCAACTGGCGACGAGCGGCATGCGGGTTATCGACGACAGCTACAACGCCAACCCGGCTTCAATCTGCGCGGCGATTGATATACTCGCCGGCTTTTCCGGCCGGACCCTCCTCGTCCTTGGGGACATGGGCGAGCTGGGGGCCTGGGCAGAGTCTTCCCATCGTGAAGTGGGAACTTATGCGCTTGGCAAAGTCACCGCGCTCTATGCCGTCGGACCGTTGATGAGCCACGCCGTGCAGGCGTTCGGTTCCGCGGGCCGGCACTTCGCCGATCAGGCCAGCCTGATCAGTGCCCTGGCCGACGAAGCTTCGACAACCACCATTTTGATCAAGGGTTCCCGCAGCGCGGCGATGGACAAAGTCGTCGCGGCGTTGTGCGGTTCCTCCGAGGAGAGTCACTAA
- the mraY gene encoding phospho-N-acetylmuramoyl-pentapeptide-transferase — protein sequence MLLLLAEYLQQFYKGFGVFQYLTLRGILSVLTALVLSLWLGPWMIRTLQIRQIGQAVRNDGPQSHLSKKGTPTMGGALILTAIAISTLLWADWSNRYVWVVLAVTLLFGAVGWVDDYRKVIEKNSRGLPSRWKYFWQSVFGLGAAVFLYMTAETPIETTLIVPLLKNVEIPLGIFFVVLTYFVIVGSSNAVNLTDGLDGLAIMPTVMVGGALGIFCYLSGNIKFAEYLLIPSVPGAGELIIFCAAIVGAGLGFLWFNTYPAQVFMGDVGALALGAALGTIAVIVRQEIVLFIMGGVFVMETLSVVIQVASFKLTGKRVFRMAPIHHHFELKGWPEPRVIVRFWIITVILVLIGLATLKLR from the coding sequence ATGCTGCTGCTGCTCGCCGAGTACCTGCAACAGTTCTACAAGGGCTTCGGCGTCTTCCAGTACCTCACCCTGCGCGGCATCCTGAGCGTGTTGACCGCGCTCGTCCTGTCGCTGTGGCTGGGCCCGTGGATGATCCGCACCCTGCAGATCCGCCAGATCGGCCAGGCTGTGCGCAACGACGGCCCGCAATCGCACCTGTCGAAGAAAGGCACCCCGACCATGGGCGGTGCGCTGATCCTTACCGCCATCGCCATCAGCACCCTGCTGTGGGCTGACTGGTCGAACCGCTACGTCTGGGTCGTGCTGGCCGTGACCCTGTTGTTCGGTGCCGTGGGTTGGGTCGATGACTACCGCAAGGTGATCGAGAAGAACTCCCGCGGCCTGCCGAGCCGCTGGAAGTATTTCTGGCAGTCGGTGTTCGGCCTGGGCGCCGCGGTCTTCCTCTATATGACTGCTGAGACCCCGATCGAGACCACCCTGATCGTGCCGCTGCTGAAGAACGTCGAGATCCCGCTGGGCATCTTCTTCGTGGTGCTGACCTACTTCGTGATCGTCGGCTCCAGCAACGCGGTGAACCTGACCGACGGCCTCGACGGCCTGGCCATCATGCCCACCGTGATGGTCGGCGGGGCGCTGGGCATCTTCTGCTACCTGTCGGGCAACATCAAATTCGCCGAATACCTGCTGATCCCCAGCGTTCCGGGGGCAGGTGAGCTGATCATCTTCTGCGCCGCTATCGTCGGCGCGGGCCTGGGCTTTCTCTGGTTCAACACCTACCCGGCACAGGTCTTCATGGGTGACGTCGGCGCGCTGGCGCTCGGCGCCGCGCTGGGCACCATCGCCGTGATCGTCCGACAGGAAATCGTGCTGTTCATCATGGGCGGCGTGTTCGTCATGGAGACCCTGTCGGTGGTGATCCAGGTCGCTTCCTTCAAGTTGACCGGCAAGCGTGTGTTCCGCATGGCGCCGATTCACCACCACTTCGAACTCAAGGGCTGGCCTGAGCCGCGCGTGATCGTGCGTTTCTGGATCATCACGGTGATTCTCGTGCTGATCGGCCTGGCCACGTTGAAACTGCGTTGA
- the murD gene encoding UDP-N-acetylmuramoyl-L-alanine--D-glutamate ligase yields MSLIASDQFRIVVGLGKSGMSLVRYLARQGVSFAVADTRENPPELATLREQYPQVEVRCGDLDADFLCRAQELYVSPGLSLRVPALVEAAARGVRMSGDVDLFARHAKAPIVAITGSNAKSTVTTLVGDMAKAAGKRVAVGGNLGTPALDLLADDVELYVMELSSFQLETCERLNAEVATCLNVSEDHMDRYDGMADYHLAKHRIFRGAKQVVVNRADALSRPLIADNVPCWTFGISKPDFKAFGLIEEDGEKWLAFQFDKLMPARELKIRGAHNQSNALAALALGHAIGLPFEPMLQTLREFAGLAHRCQWVRERSGVNYYDDSKATNVGAALAAIEGLGADIDGKLVLIAGGDGKGADFQDLRVPVAQHCRAVVLLGRDAELVGAAIGNAVPKVRVNTLDEAVEHAADLALSGDAVLLSPACASLDMFKNYEERGRLFAKAVEELA; encoded by the coding sequence ATGAGCCTGATCGCTTCCGACCAATTCCGCATCGTTGTCGGCCTCGGCAAGAGCGGCATGTCCCTGGTGCGCTACCTCGCTCGCCAGGGCGTGTCGTTTGCCGTCGCCGATACGCGCGAGAATCCGCCGGAGCTGGCGACCCTGCGCGAGCAGTATCCGCAGGTCGAGGTGCGCTGCGGCGACCTCGACGCCGATTTCCTCTGCCGCGCCCAGGAGCTCTACGTAAGCCCCGGCCTGTCGCTGCGCGTCCCGGCGCTGGTGGAAGCCGCCGCTCGTGGCGTGCGCATGTCCGGTGACGTCGACCTGTTCGCGCGTCACGCGAAGGCGCCGATCGTGGCCATCACCGGTTCCAACGCCAAGAGCACCGTCACCACCCTGGTGGGCGACATGGCCAAGGCGGCCGGCAAGCGTGTCGCCGTTGGTGGCAATCTCGGCACCCCGGCGTTGGACCTGCTGGCCGACGACGTCGAGCTGTACGTGATGGAACTGTCCAGCTTCCAGCTGGAAACCTGCGAGCGCCTGAACGCCGAAGTCGCCACTTGCCTGAACGTCAGCGAAGACCACATGGACCGCTACGACGGCATGGCCGACTACCACCTGGCCAAGCACCGCATCTTCCGCGGTGCCAAACAGGTTGTGGTGAACCGCGCCGACGCGCTGAGCCGTCCGCTGATCGCCGACAACGTGCCGTGCTGGACCTTTGGCATCAGCAAGCCGGACTTCAAGGCCTTCGGTCTGATCGAGGAAGACGGCGAGAAGTGGCTGGCCTTCCAGTTCGACAAGCTGATGCCGGCCCGCGAGTTGAAGATCCGTGGCGCGCACAACCAGTCCAACGCCCTGGCTGCGCTGGCGCTCGGCCATGCCATCGGCCTGCCGTTCGAGCCCATGCTGCAGACCCTGCGTGAATTCGCCGGTCTCGCCCACCGCTGCCAGTGGGTGCGCGAGCGCAGCGGCGTGAACTACTACGACGATTCCAAGGCCACCAACGTTGGTGCAGCCCTGGCCGCCATCGAAGGCCTCGGAGCCGATATCGACGGCAAACTGGTACTGATTGCCGGTGGCGATGGCAAAGGCGCTGACTTCCAGGACCTGCGTGTTCCCGTGGCGCAGCATTGCCGCGCGGTGGTGCTGCTGGGTCGTGATGCCGAACTGGTCGGCGCGGCCATCGGCAATGCAGTGCCCAAGGTGCGTGTGAACACCCTCGACGAGGCCGTCGAACATGCCGCCGATCTGGCGCTGTCGGGCGATGCCGTGCTGCTGTCGCCGGCTTGCGCGAGCCTGGACATGTTCAAGAACTACGAAGAGCGCGGCCGACTGTTCGCCAAGGCCGTGGAGGAGCTCGCCTGA